The Ochotona princeps isolate mOchPri1 chromosome 17, mOchPri1.hap1, whole genome shotgun sequence genome segment gatgcggtcacttggagagtgaatcatcagatggaagatctttctgtctctcctcctttctgtatatatctgactttgcgataaaaataaaacaaatctttaaaaaaaataagagaacaaACCAAGACTGATCTTCCagcctctctttcactctttaaATGATCACAATGGATTAAAGGGCTCCAGTGGCGGGGGCTGGGCCAGTTgtcagcaggaggcaggaatgtTACCtggcctcccgtgtgggtacagaggccatcacctgctactttcccagctgCTATTGTGCAAATGTGGGaattgaagcagcagatggaagacctttctctctgtaaatctgcctctttaGTAAAAGCAAATCTTTGCATTAAAAAAGGCGGTAATTGTTTGACACTCAGCCATATCCAGTTCTGCATCTTGGGAACGTTATATCCTGTGTCTCtattaagtgtttttaaaatgattttgaaaagacTAATATTTGGAGTCAAGCTGCTTGTACACAGCTCCTAGGAGATCATGTTGCCTCCTGCCTGAATTATAAGCCCGATAGACAAGAtggttttccatttaatttttttttatcagcttATACTTTGCCTCCTGCCACACTCTCTGCTCCAGGAGCTCACAGGCAAACAAGATGGATTAATAAACTCCAGACTGTTGAAGGAGTTGTCACACATTGGTGCGTAAGCATTTTCTCCTCAGAACTTCCTCCTGCACACGAGCTGCAGCCACACTTCCTGCTGGTCCAACGCCACTAGCTCTGCAGAACCGAACGTTTAAGCATACATACAGGTCCAGCACCCGGCCCTTCGGCAAGTGTGGGACTGAGGCAGTGGGAAGGGGCAGCCTGCTAACAAGTGGTCAGCACCCAGGCCAGGTAGGGTGGGAACGGGGTAGAAGGAACTATGCCACACCAAAGTAGGCTCTCAGAGAAAGAATGCACAGCGGGTGCACGGCGACAGGAGAGCACCAAACTGTCCAGCTCAAAGTGCAAGCTCTTGAGCAGTGGGTCCGTTCCAGCCTAGGGCGGCAGACCCTCGGGGCCATCTGAAGGCACAGGTGACACAAGCAGTGTTTGCAGGAAATTGTGTATCATCTATAAGCATGCAGGAATGGTGGTGGTAGCAATCACACACCGTGTGCCTGTTGGCTCACTGAAGTCTCACAGCTACCAGTGAGCGCTCCCTCGGTTAGCGGACAAGCTACCCCGCGACGGCTGCCCCAGCTGCGTCTCCACTCCGCTTTTCTGTGATGGCTTCGATCTTGGCAGGATTCGTGTCCTCTGCAAAGACGAGCATTCAAACTTGATACGGATGGAGAGGAGACACCTCTGAGCAAAGCCGAGGGACATGGGTCAAGGATGaggaggccctggccagccaaggTCACGTGCATATCTTGGCTCTGGCCAGCCAAGGTCACGTGCATATCTTGGGACCCCAGTAGACTTACATGGAATACAGGAGACGTATCCCAAGCGTAAGACAAGAGGGACGCGCTGACGCCGGAAGCCGAGGCAGGGAGACGCGCGGTGGGCATCGGAGCTGGACGCCAGATCACCGGTTCCCAGCAGCTCACGGGCTTCCAGGTACCAGGACCATCAGGACACCTTTCCGGCTCCCCTTTCTGGTCCCACAGCAATTGGCCAgggccgctgctgctgctccaggggcGGCATGACGCTTGCTTTGACGGGCTGGCTCGTGGTCCTAACAGAAGACATCTGGTGACCGCGTGTACTTGAGCGAGGGTTTccctctgcagcctcccagcccctcccggGCCCTTCCCGGCTTCACAGCTACCTGCAGCGTGAGATGAGAAGAGAGAGGCGGGCAGATCCCTCGGAGAGGCTgcaggcctgggaaaggagaccaAGAGAGGGCTGAAGAGCGGTTGCCCCAAGGGGACCCCGCAGCTCCAAGACGGCGCCTGTGCACAGAGCGCGGGGGGCGTCACTTGCTCAACCTGGGGCGAGGCATCCTGTGCCAAGCCGCCAAGCCTCTTGCTGTGCCAATTTGAGTGAGAAATACTATCTTTTAGTCATAGAAACTGGATTTTCCTGGGAAAATCCTTACCCGACCCCTCTAAGTGAATAATCTGCACCTCCGTCCTTATTTCGAAACCATGGTGCTCCATCGGCAACTGCCGGGCACCCACAGACGCTGAGGGTCTCACTCCTGGAGGGAATTACCCCCAACTCCGAGGGCCTTTACACGTGGAAGCAGGCTACAAGCTTTCTGGGGATTCCACCTGCCACGAGAAGTGGCCTCTTGGCATCTGCACCCGGCAGCTCCCCTCAGACCCCGGGTTCGCACGTGGCCATGCCCTGCGAGTCAGGTGCCTAGAACACACTTCCTGTTGGCACCCCGCCCTGCCCCCTCACCGGGCACGGTCCCTATACGGGGGTCTTCCGTGCTGAGACCAAAGGAAAGTGAACCGTCCCTGCTAGCTGGACAGCACAGCGCCGCTTGTGGGGCCAGGCGAGCCAAGCCGCCGGGCGCGAGCCCTGCCTCGAGGGGCCGACAGAGGCACCCAGAGGACGTGCCCAGGGTCCAGCGGCTCCTTCAGGCCCTGGGTCCCCGGGGTCCAGCGGCTCCTTCAGGCCCTGAGCCCAGGGTGCGCCCCGGAGATGCCGGGGGAGGCTCCCGGGTGGCCCTGCCCGGCTGCGCCCTCGGACAGGCACCACTCACACGGCCCGGGAGAGCGGCAGCGCAGGGAGGCCCCAGGGGCGAGcgcgggcagcagcagcagcaccaacggCGCCCGGCGCGCCCGGccctcagccccaggccagcCCGCCGACCCGAGACCCGCTGGACCGGCGACCGTTACGGCCGTTGGCCGCGCCACGCGGGGGGCGGGGCCACGCGAGCCGGCGTGCTGACGTCAAGGGGTGCGGGCGCATGGAGGCGGGGATTCGCTGGAGAGGCCTGAAGGACGGGGCCGGAGGGGGACTGGCTCGGCGGTTTCCGCTTCCGCTCGGTGATTTCCGCGTACGCTCGGTGGTTTCCGCGTGCGCTCGGCGGTTTCCGCACGCGCTCGGCGGTTTCCGCACGCGCTCGGCGGCTTCCGCGTGCGCTTGGCGGCTTCTGCGTGCTCTCGGCTCCGCGCCGCCTCGCCCGATGGCACCTCAGCGGAGGGCCGCGCCTAAAGCCCCCGAGGGCCGCGCGGAGGCTGAGCGCCGGCGCCCCAGCAGGTAGCGGGGATCGCGGTGCCCGCGGGCCGGACGCGGCCcgtgggggcggggccgggcctgGGTGGGCGTGGCTCTCCCTGCTTTGGGCGGGGCAGGCCGGGATGGGCGTGGCTTCCCCTGCTTTGGGCGGTGGGCGGTGCTCTGGCGAGCCCCTCCCCGcgggccctggctgcaggcaggcGCTCCCTCCAGGTCCCCAACCTCACTCGGGGAGGATCTGGTCTCCCTTTGGTCCCAGGAcctgctcccccccaccccgcctccctCGGACAGTGTGCGGCAAGGAGCAGGAGAGGGCGCAGTGGCCCTTGAGTTCAGTCCCTCAGGTTGGTGGGGGCTCAGCCGGACAGGTGAGGAAGCCCCTCTTGCACAGCCTGGCGCCGGCCCCAGATCCCACACTGCCAGAGGCTGTGACCAGCGGGATTCTCTGCCACTGCCACCCTTCCCAGCCCCTGTGCAGCCCCTGGAGCCCTAAGGCGGCCCCTCTCCCCAGTGTGTCCGTGCTGGCCTCAGGGGGTGCAAGCACGGCAGCTGCTGGGAAGGGAGCGAGCTGGAAGTGGGTGCTGTGTGCACAGAGGAGGGCTGGCTGTGGCTGGCGGAGTCCCCTGCGATGGAGGTGAGCTGGGGCATGGCCAGGACCCCACATGTGACCACGGCTGTTTCTTGCTGACAGCTCCAGGAAGGACCGAGCCCCGCAGAAGGGGTCCAGGGTatggctgcaggctgcaggcctGGCGGCCGTCGTGGCAGTGGCCGCCCTGCTGCTGTGGAGCAGCCTGGGGGCCGACAACGGGATCAGCGGAGTCCTGGCCCGCCGTGGGGAGGTCGTGGCCCACAGGTTCATTGAGGTGCCCTGTTCCGAGGACTACGACGTCCACCAGAGGTTTGAAGGTACCAAGCCCGGGCTGGGGGTGACACAGGTGCCggcaggcagcaggcacctgGAACATAGCAGAACTAGGGAAGGCACTGTCCCCATCTGGCTCCTGTGGACCACCTGTGGGGGGCTGGGCATGGGCACAGCCACCAGTGAAGGCTCAGCACCCTGGACAGCACAGAGCCTGGAGGACTGACCCTAGCCTGGACCCTTGCTCACCACTGGTGCTGTTTTCCAGAACGCTCTATGCCGTCTGGAcatgttcacttttttttaaaggcagagttacacaaaaagaaggagagatgcagagagagagagatgttcaggtggctgcttcactcccccaagtgaccttagcagccagggctgagctgccaggagccaggagtttcttcggggtctccatgcgggtgcaggctcccaaccacctgggccgtcctccgcctttcccaggccacaacagggagcgggatgggacatggagcagccaggactcaagctggcgcCCCAGGGGGACTATTAGCAAACTCCTGTTCTCAGTTTTTAAAACCCGGACAGCAGCTGAACCAGGTTTTCCATCTGAGGCCGTGCTGTGGCTGAGCAAAGGGGAGCTTTCCCATGTGGTGGGGTGGTAACCCGTACGTGCTGCTTGGGCCTCCTGTCCTCGACGTCCCCCACAGTCCCTGGTGGTCAGCATTGAAGAGCTCACCCCAAGACGAAGGCGGCGCAGCAGCAGCTGAGACAGCTGTGTCCGTCACGCCCGTGCCAGGGTCTGAGCCTGCCCCACTCCTGATTGCAGCTGCTGCCCGTGTCGacatgcacacagcaggtgtgggCCCTGCTGCCCCGTGGGAGGCCTAGCCTCAGCCTGCCCCTGCAGGAGCCAGCATGCAAGACCCCTAATGCCAATTACAAACTCAAGTTGGAAGAGGAGGGATTGGCAAGTAGTGAGTGAGGTGTTTCTTATAATGTTCATCATTTAGAAGAAATACTTGAGAGGCAAGGAGGCAAGCCCAGGCAGCCACGGTTGCTTAGACACCTGCAGAGTGACCTGGTGGATGGGAgcactccatctctctctccctttctttctctaactctttcaaaaaaaataaatctgtaaaaatttatcataatttcatttgaaaaatagaaagacacgcagagaatctcccatctggaCACAGGCGTACACCCTGGTCCCCGGGTGTCGtgccccaggtgcccacagcaggGCGGGGACAGGCCAAGGTTCTCTCAGGGCTCCCCCGTGGGTAGCAGGGACGCGCACGTGGGCCgtggcctgctgcctcccgggacacgccttagcagggaactggtctGCAGCTGCGGCAGGATCTGAACCCAAATCCCTGGGCAGGCTCAGTGGGCAGCGGCCTCACTGTTGCGCCAGCGACACCCTGGGGACCCCTCGCTCCATGGCAGTTCTGACAGTTTTGGGTCAAGGCTGTGGTGGGCAAATTTCCCTGCAGGGACTGGCAGTTGTCTGGCCTGTGGCTACCCTGGAGCCATCTTGGCTGCTGAGGTCGCCGGGGAACAGATGGGCTGTTTGGGGCCCCGGGTTCAGCTTTGCCACAAAGAACCAGGGGAGCGCCTTGTGCCTCCTGTACCCCCTTATCGTCTGTGTCCTCGTCGTGGGCACAGGCACTTCACCGCCACACCAGCCACCACTGTTCTCTTCTTTTAACCCGTCTGTTGTTTGGAACACTATGTTTATTATTCAGGAAGGCAGtgtgacaggagagagagatcttccatccactggttcactttccagacagCCACCATGGTGGGGACTGGGCTGTGTAGCCCCAGGGGTTGGgcgctgcatctgggtctcccacacggtgcagggccCCGGGCACTCAGGGTACCTTTCCGGAGCTGGTCAGagtgtggagtagccaggagctggagcagcggCTCAGCCTGTGGCCATCCTTCTCCCAGAAGCGGACTGTCAGCACCCGAGTTCACGCCTCCTGGTTGTGTCGTTCAGAGTTGGTGTCCAGTCCGACCGCATAGTGGGCAGCAAGCAGAGCCTGGGCCAGACAGGTGCCCAGGAGCTGGACCTGGGGGGGCCCTGGGGGTTCAGGGTGCCCTCTGAGAGAAGGGGCTCAGGTGGGGGTGAAGTGGCCATGCTGACCTGTGGGCCCTGGGGGTTCAGGGTGCCTCACAGAGCAGTGAAGTGGCCATGCTGATCTGTGCAGGGCCTGGCCCCtgacctgggctgtgggggtccTTGAACCTggggtcactctgccttttgccCCCTAGGTTGCACCCCCAGGAGGTGTGGCCGAGGCGTGAGTGACACCGTCATCTCCAGAGAGGACGCGCAGCGCATCCGCAGGTGTCTCGGCTCTGTCCATCCATGGCCGGCTTGGGCTCTTTCCAcatttattattcattcatttcgtTTGTTCATTCGTTTGTTTACTTAAACTCAGGGCCACAGAGAGCTCTCcagctgcaggttcactccccagatggccacagtggctggggctgggccaggctgaagccaggaacccacggctttcccaggccacaggcagggagctggatgggaagtggagcagccggacacaGTCCACCCCAGGTCTGGGACGTGGGCGCTGTGGGTGTCGGCCTCagtgctgccccctgccctggccgtTCCACCGAGGAGAGTcctgggcaggggctggaagACCCTGAGGGGTCTTGGGCACCTGTGGTGTCCTTGCAAGCCATCCCACCTCCCAGCTGGGGTGATGAGAGGGGACCCCCACCCTGTTGCCCCAGGTGCAGCCATATGTGAGGCAGAgctgaggggaggaggggaggaagtccAACCCCAGCTCCCCGCTGTGGGGATGAGGTCCTGATGGCCTCACTCAGAGGAGACTGGTCCTGTAGTCGGGTTGCTCGTCCACACCGCAGGGTCCTGTCCTTAGGGGTCTCCATACTGCAGGGGTCCACCCTGCAGGGTCCTGTCTTGGGGCGTGTCCACACCGCAGGGGTCCACACCATAGGGTCCTGTCCTGGGGTGTGTCCACACCACAGGGGTCTCATGCTAAGGCTTGTCCACACCATGAGGATCCCATCCTGGAGCTTGTCCACACCACGGGGGTCCCATCCTGGGGCCTGAGTGCTCACCCACACTCCTGCGCTGACCAGCGATGGCAGGGCATGGGCACTGACCTTCTGTCGCTTCCCCCACAGCATAGCTGAGAAGGGGCTGTCGTTGGGAGGATCTGACGGAGGGGTGAGTTGCCTGCGGCTCCTGCCCCGGGTGTCCATGCTGCTGTTCAGAGTGGACGTACAGGGTCCCCTGGATGCCCCCATCCGTGATGTGGGCCAAGTGTCCCCAGCCTTGGGCAACCTCGCCAAGCAGCCACAAGACGCTCCCTTGCCAGGAAGGTTGTATCCTGGACATGCGTCACAGCCTGGCCGGCCGGGAATGGTCAAAGGTGGGAAGCTGAGGCCAGGGCTGAGAGTGGGCAGCAGCTCCACCCACGGGCCCCAGCGTCCTCAGGCTGAGGCCACCCGCCTGCTGCCATGAGCTGGATCCCAGGAAGTGCCAGGTGTCAGtgtgtgcccagggctggggtggtcCAGTGTCCTGGCCGTGGAGGCCTCAGCATGTACGCCTGTGTCCGACTAACCGTGTGTGGCCCAGGTGTGTCATGGGACGTGACCCCCTCACCGTCCAGCCACGGGGGTGCAGTCTGGGCAGGGTCTGGCCTTTGCTCCTCGGGACAGAGCAGAGGTGTCCGCTCCGGAGGCGGGATGCACACGGCACACTGTCCGGCCTCACTGTCTTCTCTCCGGCATCTTTTCCAGGCATCCATCCTGGACCTGCACTCAGGGGCCCTGTCAGTTGGGAAGCACTTTGTGAACCTGTACAGGTGAGGGCCCCAGTAGGCTGGGGTGAGGACCTAACAGAGCTGGGAGGGCGACAGGGTCAGGTTCTGGGTCCATCTCGGCCAAGGGAAGGGATAGAGGCGGAAAGGAGCGGCACTGGCTCCTGTGAGCCAGGGTCCCGTGGGTGCCCCCATTGGTCTGTGAACTGGGGTCCCATGGGTGCCACAGCTGGGGTCCCATGAGCCAGGGTCCTGTGAGTGCCCCCATTGGTCTGTGAGCTGGGGTCCTATGAACCAGGGTCCTGCTGGTACCCCGGCCAGGGCCTGTGAGCCAGGGTGCCACGGATACCCCTGTTGGCGACCTGTGATCCGGGATCTCTCTCGTGTCCCTGAGTTCCTGTGCTCTCCGTCAGCGTGTTCAGTTCATGCCTCTGGTCCTGCCCCCGTGGACACTCAGCGTGGGGGCAAGTGTGTGGCCTGGGGCTGGCATGTCAAGGGGCTGCAGTGAAGGGAGACAGGGCAGGACTTGGCACACACAGCATTTGTTGTGTCTTCTGTTTTCACAGATACTTCGGGGATAAAGTACAGACC includes the following:
- the OGFOD3 gene encoding 2-oxoglutarate and iron-dependent oxygenase domain-containing protein 3 — its product is MAPQRRAAPKAPEGRAEAERRRPSSSRKDRAPQKGSRVWLQAAGLAAVVAVAALLLWSSLGADNGISGVLARRGEVVAHRFIEVPCSEDYDVHQRFEGCTPRRCGRGVSDTVISREDAQRIRSIAEKGLSLGGSDGGASILDLHSGALSVGKHFVNLYRYFGDKVQTVFSEEDFQLYREVRRKVQLTVAQAFDLSMSSLHLTKPTFFSRINSTDAQTAHDEYWHTHVDKVTYGSFDYTSLLYLSDYLEDFGGGRFVFVDEAANMTVEPRAGRVSFFTSGSENLHRVEKVRWGTRYAITIAFTCNPDHAIADPTFT